In Mycoplasmopsis fermentans PG18, one genomic interval encodes:
- a CDS encoding NTP transferase domain-containing protein: MKFGIILSAGNQTRFKSATPKALVNVNGKILLEENILRMSKYCDHIFTICSSQNEHFFEKYNHIAISSGKGSGDAVLKALLEIKQKYGFSSNDTCFILWGDCLIEDLIYKKVVENYKKVGIVPCVFEEKPYVQIFQKQDNKIDVLFSKFGENASSGFHDLSIFYFNCEEILKYLLDFQNKIIGRDGNYVHKHGNEMEFLDVFNETDIKAQILEIKNYQDMSFNTIEQLKNIK; the protein is encoded by the coding sequence ATGAAATTCGGAATTATACTATCTGCTGGTAATCAAACTAGATTTAAAAGCGCAACTCCTAAAGCCTTGGTTAATGTAAATGGAAAAATTTTACTTGAGGAAAATATTTTGCGAATGTCAAAATATTGTGATCATATTTTTACGATATGTTCTTCCCAAAATGAGCATTTTTTTGAAAAATATAATCATATTGCTATCTCATCAGGTAAGGGTAGTGGAGATGCTGTACTAAAAGCATTATTGGAAATCAAACAAAAATATGGTTTTTCTTCAAATGATACTTGTTTTATATTATGAGGAGATTGTTTAATTGAAGACTTAATTTATAAAAAAGTTGTAGAAAATTATAAAAAAGTTGGTATTGTTCCATGTGTATTTGAAGAAAAACCCTACGTTCAAATATTTCAAAAACAAGATAATAAAATTGATGTTTTATTTTCTAAATTTGGAGAAAATGCATCATCTGGTTTTCATGATTTAAGTATTTTTTATTTTAATTGTGAGGAAATATTAAAATATCTTTTAGATTTTCAAAATAAAATAATAGGTAGGGATGGAAATTATGTTCATAAACATGGAAATGAAATGGAATTTTTAGATGTTTTTAATGAAACAGATATAAAAGCTCAAATATTAGAAATCAAAAATTATCAAGATATGTCATTTAACACTATAGAACAATTAAAAAATATAAAATAG
- a CDS encoding 2-phospho-L-lactate transferase CofD family protein → MGIDDFVVLNSFDNIFIKALTESGTIIDDEGKTVFWNNKNDRIISTIYEGKIKYGLNPKAIELIDNSDLIIISTGTFWSSIQPTIEYMNFYDYINKAKCQKIWIINNEDDGDSFGVTNLDFIHYMERTGLDLSNVKILLNKSAKETLKLTIPNYNFIVKDMGNIKGKQEPEKMVKSVIDTYYDK, encoded by the coding sequence ATGGGAATTGATGATTTCGTTGTTTTAAATTCATTTGATAATATCTTTATCAAGGCATTAACGGAATCTGGAACAATAATAGATGATGAAGGAAAAACTGTCTTTTGAAACAATAAAAACGATAGAATAATTTCCACCATATATGAAGGAAAAATAAAATATGGTTTAAATCCTAAAGCCATTGAACTTATTGATAATTCGGATTTAATTATTATATCTACTGGTACTTTTTGATCGTCAATTCAACCTACAATTGAATATATGAATTTTTATGATTATATCAATAAGGCAAAATGTCAAAAAATTTGAATCATTAATAATGAAGATGATGGTGATTCATTTGGAGTTACTAATTTAGATTTTATCCATTATATGGAAAGAACCGGTCTTGACTTATCAAATGTAAAAATTTTACTTAATAAAAGTGCAAAAGAAACCTTAAAATTAACCATACCAAACTATAATTTCATAGTCAAAGATATGGGAAATATTAAGGGTAAACAAGAACCAGAAAAAATGGTTAAATCTGTTATTGATACCTATTATGATAAATAA
- a CDS encoding 2-phospho-L-lactate transferase CofD family protein, whose amino-acid sequence MKITIISGGSGNDALVKGLKAFYKDKNLSIKVIVNAYDNGKSTGVCRKVTDTLGVSDIRKNHSRMYVSEYGDKVDKNLLEFYEKRFDFTKNKEELEISKLLDKWNLKEYKKYVSNFFKNPKANEFNYKDFSVSNIVYSQMYKELGYEKTNKHFAIKWELMISLF is encoded by the coding sequence ATGAAAATAACTATTATTTCAGGTGGATCAGGTAATGATGCACTAGTAAAAGGATTAAAAGCTTTTTACAAAGATAAAAATTTAAGCATTAAAGTTATTGTAAATGCTTATGATAATGGAAAATCTACTGGTGTATGTAGAAAAGTTACTGATACTTTAGGAGTATCAGATATAAGAAAAAATCACTCAAGAATGTATGTGAGTGAATATGGCGATAAAGTGGATAAAAACCTTTTAGAGTTTTATGAAAAAAGATTTGATTTCACTAAAAATAAAGAAGAATTAGAAATTTCTAAACTTTTAGATAAATGAAATTTAAAAGAATATAAAAAATATGTTTCTAACTTTTTCAAAAACCCTAAGGCCAATGAATTTAATTATAAAGACTTTAGTGTTTCAAATATAGTATATTCTCAAATGTATAAAGAATTAGGTTATGAAAAAACAAATAAACATTTTGCGATAAAATGGGAATTGATGATTTCGTTGTTTTAA
- a CDS encoding glycosyltransferase family 2 protein, with protein sequence MVYQNVVYIVMPIIVAIFLIFSFQYWFVLFFGLFAKPVKFKTQTQKLKYGIVICARNEEKVIAELVKSIKNSQYDQDKLQTFVIAHNCTDKTAEKARNAGAIVYEYSNSSERTKGYALKKIFEFIEQDYGIQSFDGYHIFDADNIVDSLYFEKMNDAFLHYDKKNVITSFRNTKNFGKSIQTINYGLMFMFHTTIESNARMKFKMSSKILGSGFLISNEMVKDGWNITIPSDDSDFTVEQISEGKNVKYCDEAMFYDEQPTKFKDMWRQRLRWVFGNRIVWRKRFKSLIKNIFSSKKEDDKKISKSSSIDILFMISPISFIGFLILLLNILLVSLGPIFGANATQMWIDWAISFSISHAIIYLILFVIGIITYARGRKRVQRVPWWKMIISLFIWPLFLALYFPLQIVAIFKNINKFNWTQIEHNKNI encoded by the coding sequence ATGGTATATCAAAATGTAGTTTATATAGTTATGCCAATTATTGTAGCGATTTTTTTAATTTTTTCATTTCAATATTGATTTGTTTTATTTTTTGGTTTATTTGCTAAGCCAGTGAAATTTAAGACTCAAACTCAAAAGCTAAAATATGGTATAGTCATTTGTGCTAGAAATGAAGAAAAAGTTATTGCTGAGTTAGTAAAAAGCATAAAAAATTCTCAATATGATCAAGATAAACTCCAAACATTTGTGATAGCACATAATTGTACAGATAAAACAGCGGAAAAAGCAAGAAATGCTGGTGCTATTGTTTATGAATATTCTAATTCTAGCGAAAGAACTAAGGGTTATGCATTAAAAAAAATATTTGAATTCATAGAACAAGACTATGGTATACAAAGTTTTGATGGATATCATATATTTGATGCGGACAATATAGTTGATAGTCTATATTTTGAAAAAATGAATGATGCTTTTTTACACTATGATAAAAAAAATGTAATTACTTCATTTAGAAATACTAAAAATTTTGGTAAAAGCATTCAAACAATTAATTATGGACTTATGTTTATGTTCCATACAACCATTGAATCAAACGCTAGAATGAAGTTTAAGATGTCTTCAAAAATTTTGGGTTCTGGTTTTTTAATTAGCAATGAAATGGTTAAAGATGGTTGAAATATAACTATTCCATCCGATGATTCAGACTTTACGGTTGAACAAATTTCAGAAGGAAAAAATGTTAAATATTGTGATGAAGCAATGTTTTATGATGAACAACCTACTAAATTTAAAGATATGTGACGTCAAAGATTGAGATGAGTTTTTGGAAATAGAATTGTTTGAAGAAAAAGATTTAAATCTTTGATAAAAAATATATTTTCATCTAAAAAAGAGGATGATAAAAAAATATCAAAGTCTTCTTCTATTGATATTTTATTTATGATATCACCAATTAGTTTTATAGGTTTTTTAATTTTACTTTTAAATATTTTGTTAGTTTCACTTGGACCTATTTTTGGAGCTAATGCTACTCAAATGTGAATTGATTGAGCAATATCTTTCTCTATAAGTCATGCAATAATATACTTAATATTATTTGTAATTGGTATAATTACATACGCAAGAGGTAGAAAAAGAGTTCAGCGTGTTCCATGGTGAAAAATGATAATATCATTATTTATTTGACCTTTGTTTTTAGCGTTATACTTTCCTCTTCAAATTGTTGCTATATTTAAAAATATCAATAAATTTAATTGAACACAAATTGAACACAACAAAAACATTTAG
- the galE gene encoding UDP-glucose 4-epimerase GalE, producing MTYLLIGGAGYIGSHVAEVINKENQNKVIIYDNLSTGFKEFIEEKSKFIHGDILDIKTLDLTFKKNKIDVVIYLAGLIKVGESVQKPLDYYETNIQGLVNVLKTMKKHNVNNLVFSSSAAVYGNNSLHDGYFFEEDPKEPCSPYGRTKYFGEQIIKDFANTNSDFKYTFLRYFNVAGASKSKRIGYLTKNGVAPTHLIPAISYYAFGLIPEFKIFGNDYNTPDGTCIRDYVYVYELAELHLLTAKKMIKEKTSLYYNIGSSKGFSNLEVVNAFEKNLSKKLNIEYGLRRAGDPDKLIASNKKICKELNYEVKTNLDEIISSEIEFRKEHL from the coding sequence ATGACTTATTTATTAATTGGTGGAGCAGGTTATATCGGAAGCCATGTAGCTGAAGTTATAAATAAAGAAAATCAAAATAAAGTAATTATTTATGATAATCTTTCAACAGGATTTAAAGAATTTATTGAAGAAAAAAGTAAATTCATTCATGGAGATATTTTAGATATAAAAACATTAGATTTAACTTTTAAAAAAAATAAAATAGATGTAGTAATTTATTTAGCAGGTTTAATTAAAGTTGGTGAAAGTGTACAAAAACCACTTGACTATTATGAAACCAATATTCAAGGCTTAGTAAATGTTTTAAAAACAATGAAGAAGCATAATGTTAATAATTTGGTATTTTCTTCATCAGCAGCAGTATATGGTAATAACTCATTACACGATGGTTATTTTTTTGAAGAAGACCCAAAAGAACCATGTAGTCCTTATGGTAGAACCAAATATTTTGGAGAACAAATTATCAAAGACTTTGCTAATACAAATAGTGATTTCAAATATACTTTTTTAAGATACTTCAATGTTGCCGGTGCTTCAAAAAGTAAAAGAATTGGTTATTTAACCAAAAATGGTGTTGCACCGACTCATCTTATACCTGCTATTAGTTATTATGCTTTTGGTTTAATTCCCGAATTCAAAATTTTTGGTAATGACTATAACACACCTGATGGGACATGCATAAGAGATTATGTATATGTATATGAATTAGCAGAATTACATTTATTAACTGCAAAAAAAATGATTAAAGAAAAAACTTCATTATATTACAACATTGGTAGCTCAAAAGGCTTTTCAAATCTTGAAGTTGTAAATGCTTTTGAAAAAAATTTAAGCAAGAAATTAAATATTGAATATGGTCTAAGAAGAGCAGGAGACCCTGATAAATTAATAGCTTCAAATAAAAAAATATGTAAAGAATTAAATTATGAAGTAAAAACTAATTTAGATGAAATAATTTCTAGTGAGATTGAATTTAGAAAAGAACATTTATAA
- a CDS encoding glycosyltransferase family 2 protein — MNRQKTLYQPKISILIPLHNSAKYFNSTIKTILNQSYENLEILFHDDASNDETRKILEDLTIKDSRVKYIFSDTNIGSGYSRNKLIEASTGDFIFFIDDDDEFLSPKIIERCVKYLKPNLEILSTQFKYKFDDLGIKIPINNIVKTLKINPSPMHYYLNTTTFAWGHFFNKKFLYDIDVNFSKVKKYEDIAEMGNIFSKCKNFKRTLIYSIIYHRKTNSLTSFDKNYINKIECINQAYKFNLENIVSNLKNDVSFKILKKTVNSLFMEHLSLISVYYINLKNRNLKKEFKKFIKDIYPSILEIYNGFDVKIKYRRISDLPVFVTKFLYKIPKVKK; from the coding sequence ATGAATAGGCAAAAAACTTTATATCAACCTAAAATTTCAATTTTAATTCCCTTGCATAATAGTGCTAAATATTTTAATTCCACTATTAAAACTATTCTTAATCAAAGTTATGAAAATTTAGAAATTTTATTCCATGATGATGCCTCTAATGATGAAACAAGAAAAATCTTAGAAGATTTGACCATTAAAGATTCTAGAGTTAAATATATCTTTTCTGATACTAATATTGGTTCAGGATATTCAAGAAACAAATTAATTGAAGCTTCTACCGGAGATTTCATTTTTTTCATCGATGATGATGATGAATTTTTAAGTCCTAAAATAATAGAACGTTGTGTTAAATATTTAAAGCCTAATTTAGAAATACTTTCAACACAATTTAAATATAAATTTGATGATTTAGGTATTAAAATACCTATCAATAATATTGTTAAAACATTGAAAATCAATCCTTCACCAATGCATTATTATTTGAATACCACAACTTTTGCTTGAGGACATTTCTTCAACAAAAAATTTTTATATGATATTGATGTTAATTTTAGCAAAGTTAAAAAATATGAAGATATTGCAGAAATGGGAAACATTTTTTCCAAATGTAAGAATTTTAAAAGAACTTTGATTTATTCTATAATTTATCATAGAAAAACCAATTCATTAACTTCATTTGATAAAAACTATATCAATAAAATTGAATGTATCAACCAAGCCTACAAATTTAATTTAGAAAACATAGTATCAAATTTAAAAAATGATGTAAGTTTTAAAATTCTTAAAAAAACTGTAAATTCCTTATTTATGGAACATTTAAGTTTGATTAGTGTTTACTATATCAATTTAAAAAATCGAAATTTAAAAAAAGAATTTAAAAAATTCATCAAAGATATTTATCCTTCAATTTTAGAAATATATAATGGTTTTGATGTAAAAATCAAATATCGAAGAATTTCTGATTTACCAGTTTTTGTTACTAAATTTTTATATAAAATACCAAAAGTTAAAAAATAG
- a CDS encoding alpha/beta fold hydrolase: MYKRQSIELLGETIYYERIDCFQKEKRPATVLLVHGFNSDSNTFTRFIDFAEVVAENTPDNDELREEYRNFHRFNLYALDLPGCGKSGKNSQITLDLYNKIVVEFINTVLKDHEVILISHSMGSVPCLYAKKECKNVTRLFMVAPLNYALVDDKQKLINLKKWLIPANVEDARNSLKALVYNPEDYYLRNLDYNAEKLASKYNENKETFSYLLNEQILNKDYLLKHVKPLFANPNGCVIIYGENDEFVTPKEIKKIEEDYGYKIVQLNECGHAAFYQKLNTIYWIVQKELNYK, encoded by the coding sequence ATGTATAAAAGACAATCAATTGAACTTTTAGGCGAAACAATTTATTATGAAAGAATAGATTGTTTTCAAAAAGAAAAAAGACCAGCAACTGTTTTACTTGTGCACGGTTTTAATTCTGATTCAAATACCTTTACTAGATTTATTGATTTTGCTGAAGTAGTGGCCGAAAATACACCCGATAATGACGAATTAAGAGAAGAATATAGAAACTTTCATCGTTTCAATTTATATGCTTTAGATTTGCCTGGTTGTGGAAAATCTGGAAAAAATAGTCAAATAACACTTGATTTATATAACAAAATAGTAGTTGAATTTATTAACACAGTTTTAAAAGACCACGAAGTAATTTTAATTTCGCATTCAATGGGTTCAGTACCTTGTTTGTATGCTAAAAAAGAATGCAAAAACGTAACTAGGTTATTTATGGTAGCTCCTTTAAATTATGCTTTAGTTGACGATAAGCAAAAACTAATTAATCTTAAAAAATGATTGATTCCTGCTAATGTTGAAGATGCTAGAAATTCATTAAAAGCATTGGTTTATAATCCTGAAGATTATTATTTAAGAAACTTGGATTATAATGCTGAAAAATTAGCGAGCAAATATAATGAAAACAAAGAAACTTTTTCTTATCTATTAAATGAACAAATTTTAAATAAAGATTATTTATTAAAACATGTAAAGCCTTTATTTGCAAATCCAAATGGTTGTGTAATTATTTATGGTGAAAATGATGAATTTGTGACACCAAAAGAAATTAAAAAAATAGAAGAAGATTATGGTTATAAAATTGTGCAATTAAATGAATGTGGACATGCTGCATTTTATCAAAAATTAAATACCATTTATTGAATAGTTCAAAAAGAATTAAATTATAAATAA